The following are encoded in a window of Anopheles gambiae chromosome X, idAnoGambNW_F1_1, whole genome shotgun sequence genomic DNA:
- the LOC1277384 gene encoding serine-rich adhesin for platelets isoform X1, whose amino-acid sequence MKKKANIFELPPKCPALANKITGIFGWRHTYQVHQRQKGIPHGNQYLYKSYSLNLPRKVGGSCETLDSGGSSGTLEAGGSGGARSASSSTRGLTSAYRQQPASSSSNSCCTTLEPGTAAPCCAKNPDSWVVVHHLQSQSGILDPEDHISDVADDREEIIASYEDAAVGLDPGVQQGGGDGASGSSVGTGSPDIFQTPGGGGKVPPLGGGVVVGVGGPAPLADGSGGPVVVVGAGGSGAPGSGGSAADSVVVTVGGGSESGPGGGASCIEVFANEPAPLGLGLQVRRGSEPSLHQIGVTEQRSPLYNVNPNGNHQSTSKRWSAAPVCRSDSDPPPDRLLSPQQNGGGGGPPYHYHHNHHHHHNPHHHHLLGEEWNVPEEDSGQQQQQHQQQQQQQQHDSLLPQAFNRSGRLSMQFLGAEASTGYRWMDAAEKAAAAAAAATATTPSSSASSSAAHNQSSPAYGYQTYQNYVQQQQQQQQQMQHHSFHAGSESVMGRGGNSSFSSKSLPRESTRKEPLGQAKASVYDSIREKDSEMLLVVNETGGPLGLTAIPDMERGGLLVQSVEPGSRAERGRVRRGDRILEINNIKLVGLSESSVQEHLKKSLASTELRLRVVRGGSSGGGGSVGGGSSGRAAGGGGRLLKSGSGPRYPRDNRVGQMMIEAEEKPTSAAKVATVSPTRKIPGAPSTGTSLQVANTRKLGKRIEITLTKGDHGLGFSVTTRDNPAGGHCPIYIKNILPKGAAVEDGRLKPGDRLLEVEGIPMTGKSQTEVVSILRGTPHGATLKIVVSRQQELAADVKEREIGFSVESEPKNSPPKPPPPVMPKSSLKQSNSSNSLAYGDGTDGSRTGVGNCRSLPKLAGGPGAAAAGSPKTPSVQKKPLASILKSASTTHVAELLHENGGSGRGGGNVSNGSVASNASSGGGGGSESLAGAAWKNREILTLHIPVHDTEKAGLGVSVKGKTGSGNGSSSSSSGTSRTDGDLGIFVKSVLHGGAASRDGRLKMNDQLLSVNGVSLLGQSNAEAMDTLRRAMLQSGGSYPGKIILKIARRIGRPVSTGELLETMEQRTAAAAAAAGSSGEDQQPVGGGSSGTTVIYLSSDKQSQQSATSTGQHQTGGQQQQQSSKRYSNPVLDRLTGGSSANSTGTLHHTGSLPLSGGSGGGSSDTLTGGHYIRNSSTNSSTSTMSSQQQQQHHHSSNNNQRQSGQRSYGAPPMGQPSSAAATTTPHGLRNESYYMATKDHWSTTSSATSLNGSNVVLIEEDPEPTSPTFHITRSLEGTAGGPSGGVLGNGNTSTPNGADATYASQLSLETNPPPSDAFSRDAIGRRSMSEKHHAAMDARETGTYQRNKKLREKRDRDSKLLMSGSGTSGAGGSLESIDLHHMARMNSLKQQQHHHHQQHHGEGKTTTAALAAHLLRAEAQDQLGDLGPSLGMKKSSSLESLQTMVQEIQMADEPRGPNALRTPRGRGREEILRAVVEQPAETQAKKHWLLEDGPAGGGAPGEFPDGGFVSRNSPFQSSLNDGKGGAKLRAKKSGGLLRGIGHMFRFGKHRKDVIVPTGTITSTAPGEPAIDYTGPSTLLPPAPPPASGGMADSGGGGQKSSSGGGGSSNTISKRAAVALNSSGGNSSSATSAAAAAASRYVVYDPSSVERSASSGVVYGHSQPPHYQPPPPPPPASGGPPGTSIHHTDVFNHRYSHYVNYEELQQQISRRHHLYHSQRSARNTPPMMDMGLSASIAQQQQQQQQQQQQQQQQKHLHSSSTLSSQQGKYKSSRPVSSQHDGGGYETISTTGPPSSSSSSVHHRKEPSTSSSGGGGAGPTNEDSGTNGGEWHSHPGATGAGGSIRNMRGPFVTQVKIQNQLSYQ is encoded by the exons ATGAAGAAGAAAGCGAACATCTTCGAGCTGCCGCCGAAGTGTCCGGCGCTGGCGAACAAGATTACCGGCATCTTCGGCTGGCGTCACACGTACCAGGTGCACCAGCGCCAGAAGGGCATCCCGCACGGCAACCAGTACCTGTACAAGAGCTACTCGCTCAACCTGCCCCGGAAGGTGGGCGGCAGCTGCGAGACGCTCGACAGCGGTGGATCCTCCGGCACGCTGGAAGcgggcggcagcggcggcgccCGATCAGCATCATCGTCCACCCGGGGGCTGACGAGCGCCTACCGGCAGCAGCCGgcaagcagcagtagcaacagctGCTGCACCACCCTGGAACCGGGCACAGCAGCACCGTGTTGCGCAAAA AATCCAGACTCCTGGGTCGTGGTGCACCATCTTCAGTCACAGTCGGGCATTCTCGATCCGGAAGATCACATCAGCGACGTTGCGGACGATCGGGAGGAAATCATTGCCAGCTATGAGGATGCAGCGGTCGGGCTGGATCCGGGCGTACAGCAGGGCGGCGGAGATGGGGCGAGCGGAAGCTCGGTCGGTACCGGTAGCCCGGACATCTTCCAGACACCGGGCGGCGGTGGCAAGGTGCCCCCGCTCGGTGGCGGCGTTGTCGTAGGCGTCGGTGGCCCTGCACCGCTGGCCGACGGTTCCGGCGGGCCCGTTGTTGTCGTCGGGGCGGGTGGCAGTGGGGCACCGGGCAGTGGCGGCAGTGCGGCCGACAGTGTCGTGGTGACGGTGGGTGGCGGCTCCGAGTCCGGCCCGGGCGGTGGAGCGTCCTGTATCGAGGTGTTTGCGAACGAGCCGGCACCGCTCGGGCTCGGGCTGCAGGTGCGGCGGGGCAGCGAACCGTCACTGCACCAGATCGGCGTGACCGAGCAGCGCAGCCCGCTGTACAATGTGAACCCGAACGGCAACCACCAGAGCACGAGCAAGCGCTGGTCGGCGGCACCGGTTTGCCGCAGTGACAGTGATCCACCGCCGGATCGACTGCTGTCGCCCCAGCAGAACGGGGGTGGAGGCGGACCACCGTACCATTACCATcacaaccatcaccaccaccacaacccgCACCATCACCATTTGCTCGGCGAGGAGTGGAACGTGCCGGAGGAGGACAgtggacagcagcagcagcagcaccagcaacagcagcagcagcaacagcacgacAGTCTGCTGCCCCAGGCGTTCAATCGGTCCGGCCGGCTGTCAATGCAGTTTCTCGGCGCGGAAGCGTCGACCGGCTACCGGTGGATGGATGCGGCAGAGaaggcagcagcggcggcagcagcagcaacagcaacaacgccGTCCTCGTCAGCATCGTCGTCGGCCGCCCACAATCAATCGTCCCCGGCGTACGGATACCAGACGTACCAGAACtatgtgcagcagcagcaacagcagcagcaacagatgcAGCATCATTCGTTTCACGCCGGCAGCGAGTCGGTCATGGGCAGAGGGGGCAACAGCAGCTTCAGCTCGAAATCGCTGCCGAGGGAGTCGACGCGCAAGGAACCGCTCGGGCAGGCGAAAGCATCCGTGTACGATTCGATACGGGAGAAGGATAG TGAAATGCTACTCGTAGTGAACGAAACGGGCGGCCCGCTAGGGCTCACGGCCATCCCGGACATGGAGCGGGGTGGGCTGCTGGTGCAGAGCGTGGAACCGGGCAGCCGGGCCGAACGGGGCCGGGTGCGGCGGGGCGACCGGATCCTGGAGATCAACAACATCAAGCTCGTCGGACTCTCGGAAAGTTCCGTGCAGGAACATCTTAAGAAGAGCCTCGCATCGACGGAGCTACGATTGCGGGTGGTACggggcggcagcagcggcggtggTGGAAGCGTCGGTGGGGGCAGCAGTGGACGCGCGGCCGGTGGCGGCGGTCGGCTGTTGAAAAGTGGCAGCGGTCCGCGCTACCCGCGGGACAACCGTGTCGGCCAGATGATGATCGAGGCGGAGGAGAAGCCGACGTCGGCGGCGAAGGTGGCGACGGTTTCGCCGACCCGCAAAATCCCGGGCGCACCCTCGACCGGCACCAGCCTGCAGGTCGCGAACACGCGCAAGCTCGGCAAGCGCATCGAGATCACGCTGACCAAGGGCGACCATGGGCTCGGGTTTTCCGTGACCACGCGCGACAATCCGGCCGGCGGCCACTGCCCGATCTACATCAAGAACATACTGCCGAAGGGGGCCGCGGTAGAGGACGGACGGCTGAAGCCGGGCGACCGGCTGCTCGAGGTGGAGGGTATCCCGATGACGGGCAAATCGCAGACCGAGGTCGTCTCGATACTGCGCGGCACCCCGCACGGTGCCACGCTCAAGATCGTGGTGTCCCGGCAGCAGGAGCTGGCGGCCGATGTGAAGGAGCGTGAAATa GGTTTTAGTGTAGAAAGTGAACCAAAGAATTCGCCACCGAAACCGCCACCCCCGGTGATGCCGAAATCGTCCTTGAAGCAgtcgaacagcagcaacagcctgGCGTACGGGGACGGTACGGACGGGAGCCGGACCGGCGTAGGCAACTGCCGTTCCCTGCCAAAGCTAGCGGGCGGACCGGGGGCGGCGGCCGCCGGGTCGCCGAAAACGCCCTCCGTCCAGAAGAAACCGCTCGCCTCGATACTGAAGTCGGCCTCGACGACCCACGTGGCGGAGCTGCTGCACGAGAACGGTGGAAGTGGTCGCGGCGGTGGCAATGTCAGCAACGGAAGTGTCGCATCCAACGCTAgcagtggtggcggcggcggcagcgaaTCGTTGGCCGGCGCTGCGTGGAAGAATCGCGAAATCCTGACGCTCCACATACCGGTGCACGACACGGAGAAGGCCGGGCTGGGCGTGAGCGTGAAGGGCAAGACGGGCTCGGGCaatggtagcagcagcagcagcagcggcaccagCCGAACCGACGGCGATCTCGGCATCTTCGTGAAAAGCGTGCTGCACGGTGGGGCGGCGAGCCGCGACGGACGGCTCAAGATGAACGATCAGCTACTGAGCGTGAACGGCGTGTCACTGCTGGGGCAGTCGAATGCCGAAGCGATGGATACGTTGCGTCGTGCGATGCTGCAGTCGG GTGGCAGCTATCCGGGTAAGATAATACTCAAGATAGCGCGACGCATTGGGCGTCCGGTGAGTACCGGCGAGCTGCTCGAAACGATGGAGCAGCgtacggcggcggcggctgctgctgctggtagcaGTGGGGAAGATCAGCAGCCGGTCGGCGGTGGCAGCTCGGGCACAACCGTGATCTACCTTAGCTCGGACAAGCAGTCGCAACAAAGCGCGACCTCGACGGGACAGCACCAAACGGgagggcaacagcagcagcagagcagcaaGCGGTACAGCAATCCCGTACTCGATCGGCTAACCGGCGGCAGCTCGGCCAACAGCACTGGAACGCTGCACCATACCGGCTCGCTGCCGCTCAGCggcggtagtggtggtggaagCAGTGACACGCTAACCGGTGGCCATTACATCAGAAACAGCAGcacgaacagcagcaccagcacgatGAGcagccagcaacagcagcagcaccatcattcGTCGAACAACAACCAAAGACAATCGGGGCAGCGGTCGTACGGTGCACCGCCGATGGGGCAGCCGTCgtcggcagcagcaaccacgACGCCGCACGGCTTGCGCAACGAGAGCTATTACATGGCGACGAAGGACCACTGGAGCACGACCTCGTCCGCGACGAGCCTGAACGGCAGCAATGTGGTGCTGATCGAGGAGGATCCGGAACCAACCTCACC CACCTTCCACATCACCCGCTCGCTGGAAGGGACTGCCGGTGGGCCCAGTGGCGGTGTGCTGGGCAACGGGAACACCTCCACCCCGAACGGTGCAGACGCAACGTACGCCTCCCAGCTGTCGCTCGAAACCAACCCGCCACCGTCGGACGCGTTCAGCCGGGACGCGATCGGGCGCCGCTCGATGTCGGAGAAGCATCACGCCGCGATGGACGCGCGGGAGACGGGCACCTACCAGCGCAACAAGAAGCTGCGCGAGAAGCGCGACCGGGACAGCAAGCTGCTGATGAGTGGGTCGGGCACGAGCGGTGCCGGCGGTTCGCTCGAGTCGATCGATCTGCACCACATGGCGCGAATGAACAGcctgaagcagcagcagcaccaccaccaccagcagcaccacggtGAGGGCAAAACGACGACGGCTGCCCTAGCGGCCCATCTGCTGCGGGCCGAGGCGCAGGACCAGCTGGGCGATCTTGGCCCGTCGCTCGGGATGAAGAAATCCTCCAGCCTGGAGTCGCTGCAGACGATGGTGCAGGAGATACAGATGGCGGACGAGCCGCGCGGACCGAACGCATTGCGCACACCGCGTGGCCGCGGTCGGGAGGAGATCCTACGGGCCGTGGTGGAACAACCGGCGGAAACGC AAGCGAAAAAGCACTGGCTGCTCGAGGACGGCccagctggcggcggcgcaCCCGGCGAGTTCCCAGACGGTGGGTTCGTCTCGCGCAACAGCCCCTTCCAGTCGTCGCTGAACGATGGCAAAGGGGGCGCGAAGCTGCGGGCGAAGAAGAGTGGCGGGCTGCTGCGCGGCATCGGGCACATGTTCCGGTTCGGCAAGCACCGCAAGGACGTGATCGTGCCGACCGGTACGATCACCTCGACCGCACCGGGCGAGCCGGCCATCGACTACACCGGCCCGTCGACGCTGCTGCCTCCAGCCCCACCACCAGCCAGTGGAGGTATGGCGGACAGTGGTGGTGGGGGACAGAagagtagtagtggtggtggtggcagcagcaATACCATCTCGAAGCGAGCCGCCGTCGCACTGAACAGCAGCGggggcaacagcagcagtgcgacgtccgccgctgccgctgccgcctcCCGGTACGTCGTGTACGATCCGAGCTCGGTCGAGCGGTCCGCCTCGTCCGGTGTCGTCTACGGCCACAGCCAACCGCCCCACTATCAGCCGCCGCCCCCACCCCCACCGGCCTCTGGTGGGCCGCCCGGCACCTCGATACACCACACGGACGTGTTTAACCATCGCTACTCGCACTACGTCAACTACgaggagctgcagcagcagataaG CCGACGCCATCATCTGTATCACTCGCAACGCTCCGCTCGCAACACACCGCCCATGATGGATATGGGTCTTTCCGCCTCGATCgctcagcaacagcagcaacagcagcagcaacagcaacagcaacagcagcaaaagcatcTACATTCCTCCTCCACCCTGTCCAGCCAGCAGGGCAAATACAAAAGCAGCCGGCCCGTCTCGAGCCAACACGACGGCGGTGGCTACGAAACGATCTCCACCACCGGGccaccatcgtcgtcgtcgtcgtcggtccATCACCGCAAGGAACCGTCCACTAGCAGCAGCGGGGGTGGAGGCGCCGGTCCGACGAACGAGGACAGCGGTACGAACGGCGGCGAGTGGCACAGCCATCCGGGCGCGACCGGTGCGGGCGGCTCGATACGCAACATGCGCGGCCCGTTCGTGACGCAAgtgaaaattcaaaatcaactGTCATACCAATag
- the LOC1277384 gene encoding serine-rich adhesin for platelets isoform X2, with protein sequence MKKKANIFELPPKCPALANKITGIFGWRHTYQVHQRQKGIPHGNQYLYKSYSLNLPRKVGGSCETLDSGGSSGTLEAGGSGGARSASSSTRGLTSAYRQQPASSSSNSCCTTLEPGTAAPCCAKNPDSWVVVHHLQSQSGILDPEDHISDVADDREEIIASYEDAAVGLDPGVQQGGGDGASGSSVGTGSPDIFQTPGGGGKVPPLGGGVVVGVGGPAPLADGSGGPVVVVGAGGSGAPGSGGSAADSVVVTVGGGSESGPGGGASCIEVFANEPAPLGLGLQVRRGSEPSLHQIGVTEQRSPLYNVNPNGNHQSTSKRWSAAPVCRSDSDPPPDRLLSPQQNGGGGGPPYHYHHNHHHHHNPHHHHLLGEEWNVPEEDSGQQQQQHQQQQQQQQHDSLLPQAFNRSGRLSMQFLGAEASTGYRWMDAAEKAAAAAAAATATTPSSSASSSAAHNQSSPAYGYQTYQNYVQQQQQQQQQMQHHSFHAGSESVMGRGGNSSFSSKSLPRESTRKEPLGQAKASVYDSIREKDSEMLLVVNETGGPLGLTAIPDMERGGLLVQSVEPGSRAERGRVRRGDRILEINNIKLVGLSESSVQEHLKKSLASTELRLRVVRGGSSGGGGSVGGGSSGRAAGGGGRLLKSGSGPRYPRDNRVGQMMIEAEEKPTSAAKVATVSPTRKIPGAPSTGTSLQVANTRKLGKRIEITLTKGDHGLGFSVTTRDNPAGGHCPIYIKNILPKGAAVEDGRLKPGDRLLEVEGIPMTGKSQTEVVSILRGTPHGATLKIVVSRQQELAADVKEREIGFSVESEPKNSPPKPPPPVMPKSSLKQSNSSNSLAYGDGTDGSRTGVGNCRSLPKLAGGPGAAAAGSPKTPSVQKKPLASILKSASTTHVAELLHENGGSGRGGGNVSNGSVASNASSGGGGGSESLAGAAWKNREILTLHIPVHDTEKAGLGVSVKGKTGSGNGSSSSSSGTSRTDGDLGIFVKSVLHGGAASRDGRLKMNDQLLSVNGVSLLGQSNAEAMDTLRRAMLQSGGSYPGKIILKIARRIGRPVSTGELLETMEQRTAAAAAAAGSSGEDQQPVGGGSSGTTVIYLSSDKQSQQSATSTGQHQTGGQQQQQSSKRYSNPVLDRLTGGSSANSTGTLHHTGSLPLSGGSGGGSSDTLTGGHYIRNSSTNSSTSTMSSQQQQQHHHSSNNNQRQSGQRSYGAPPMGQPSSAAATTTPHGLRNESYYMATKDHWSTTSSATSLNGSNVVLIEEDPEPTSPTFHITRSLEGTAGGPSGGVLGNGNTSTPNGADATYASQLSLETNPPPSDAFSRDAIGRRSMSEKHHAAMDARETGTYQRNKKLREKRDRDSKLLMSGSGTSGAGGSLESIDLHHMARMNSLKQQQHHHHQQHHGEGKTTTAALAAHLLRAEAQDQLGDLGPSLGMKKSSSLESLQTMVQEIQMADEPRGPNALRTPRGRGREEILRAVVEQPAETQAKKHWLLEDGPAGGGAPGEFPDGGFVSRNSPFQSSLNDGKGGAKLRAKKSGGLLRGIGHMFRFGKHRKDVIVPTGTITSTAPGEPAIDYTGPSTLLPPAPPPASGGMADSGGGGQKSSSGGGGSSNTISKRAAVALNSSGGNSSSATSAAAAAASRYVVYDPSSVERSASSGVVYGHSQPPHYQPPPPPPPASGGPPGTSIHHTDVFNHRYSHYVNYEELQQQISFHINKILASLNF encoded by the exons ATGAAGAAGAAAGCGAACATCTTCGAGCTGCCGCCGAAGTGTCCGGCGCTGGCGAACAAGATTACCGGCATCTTCGGCTGGCGTCACACGTACCAGGTGCACCAGCGCCAGAAGGGCATCCCGCACGGCAACCAGTACCTGTACAAGAGCTACTCGCTCAACCTGCCCCGGAAGGTGGGCGGCAGCTGCGAGACGCTCGACAGCGGTGGATCCTCCGGCACGCTGGAAGcgggcggcagcggcggcgccCGATCAGCATCATCGTCCACCCGGGGGCTGACGAGCGCCTACCGGCAGCAGCCGgcaagcagcagtagcaacagctGCTGCACCACCCTGGAACCGGGCACAGCAGCACCGTGTTGCGCAAAA AATCCAGACTCCTGGGTCGTGGTGCACCATCTTCAGTCACAGTCGGGCATTCTCGATCCGGAAGATCACATCAGCGACGTTGCGGACGATCGGGAGGAAATCATTGCCAGCTATGAGGATGCAGCGGTCGGGCTGGATCCGGGCGTACAGCAGGGCGGCGGAGATGGGGCGAGCGGAAGCTCGGTCGGTACCGGTAGCCCGGACATCTTCCAGACACCGGGCGGCGGTGGCAAGGTGCCCCCGCTCGGTGGCGGCGTTGTCGTAGGCGTCGGTGGCCCTGCACCGCTGGCCGACGGTTCCGGCGGGCCCGTTGTTGTCGTCGGGGCGGGTGGCAGTGGGGCACCGGGCAGTGGCGGCAGTGCGGCCGACAGTGTCGTGGTGACGGTGGGTGGCGGCTCCGAGTCCGGCCCGGGCGGTGGAGCGTCCTGTATCGAGGTGTTTGCGAACGAGCCGGCACCGCTCGGGCTCGGGCTGCAGGTGCGGCGGGGCAGCGAACCGTCACTGCACCAGATCGGCGTGACCGAGCAGCGCAGCCCGCTGTACAATGTGAACCCGAACGGCAACCACCAGAGCACGAGCAAGCGCTGGTCGGCGGCACCGGTTTGCCGCAGTGACAGTGATCCACCGCCGGATCGACTGCTGTCGCCCCAGCAGAACGGGGGTGGAGGCGGACCACCGTACCATTACCATcacaaccatcaccaccaccacaacccgCACCATCACCATTTGCTCGGCGAGGAGTGGAACGTGCCGGAGGAGGACAgtggacagcagcagcagcagcaccagcaacagcagcagcagcaacagcacgacAGTCTGCTGCCCCAGGCGTTCAATCGGTCCGGCCGGCTGTCAATGCAGTTTCTCGGCGCGGAAGCGTCGACCGGCTACCGGTGGATGGATGCGGCAGAGaaggcagcagcggcggcagcagcagcaacagcaacaacgccGTCCTCGTCAGCATCGTCGTCGGCCGCCCACAATCAATCGTCCCCGGCGTACGGATACCAGACGTACCAGAACtatgtgcagcagcagcaacagcagcagcaacagatgcAGCATCATTCGTTTCACGCCGGCAGCGAGTCGGTCATGGGCAGAGGGGGCAACAGCAGCTTCAGCTCGAAATCGCTGCCGAGGGAGTCGACGCGCAAGGAACCGCTCGGGCAGGCGAAAGCATCCGTGTACGATTCGATACGGGAGAAGGATAG TGAAATGCTACTCGTAGTGAACGAAACGGGCGGCCCGCTAGGGCTCACGGCCATCCCGGACATGGAGCGGGGTGGGCTGCTGGTGCAGAGCGTGGAACCGGGCAGCCGGGCCGAACGGGGCCGGGTGCGGCGGGGCGACCGGATCCTGGAGATCAACAACATCAAGCTCGTCGGACTCTCGGAAAGTTCCGTGCAGGAACATCTTAAGAAGAGCCTCGCATCGACGGAGCTACGATTGCGGGTGGTACggggcggcagcagcggcggtggTGGAAGCGTCGGTGGGGGCAGCAGTGGACGCGCGGCCGGTGGCGGCGGTCGGCTGTTGAAAAGTGGCAGCGGTCCGCGCTACCCGCGGGACAACCGTGTCGGCCAGATGATGATCGAGGCGGAGGAGAAGCCGACGTCGGCGGCGAAGGTGGCGACGGTTTCGCCGACCCGCAAAATCCCGGGCGCACCCTCGACCGGCACCAGCCTGCAGGTCGCGAACACGCGCAAGCTCGGCAAGCGCATCGAGATCACGCTGACCAAGGGCGACCATGGGCTCGGGTTTTCCGTGACCACGCGCGACAATCCGGCCGGCGGCCACTGCCCGATCTACATCAAGAACATACTGCCGAAGGGGGCCGCGGTAGAGGACGGACGGCTGAAGCCGGGCGACCGGCTGCTCGAGGTGGAGGGTATCCCGATGACGGGCAAATCGCAGACCGAGGTCGTCTCGATACTGCGCGGCACCCCGCACGGTGCCACGCTCAAGATCGTGGTGTCCCGGCAGCAGGAGCTGGCGGCCGATGTGAAGGAGCGTGAAATa GGTTTTAGTGTAGAAAGTGAACCAAAGAATTCGCCACCGAAACCGCCACCCCCGGTGATGCCGAAATCGTCCTTGAAGCAgtcgaacagcagcaacagcctgGCGTACGGGGACGGTACGGACGGGAGCCGGACCGGCGTAGGCAACTGCCGTTCCCTGCCAAAGCTAGCGGGCGGACCGGGGGCGGCGGCCGCCGGGTCGCCGAAAACGCCCTCCGTCCAGAAGAAACCGCTCGCCTCGATACTGAAGTCGGCCTCGACGACCCACGTGGCGGAGCTGCTGCACGAGAACGGTGGAAGTGGTCGCGGCGGTGGCAATGTCAGCAACGGAAGTGTCGCATCCAACGCTAgcagtggtggcggcggcggcagcgaaTCGTTGGCCGGCGCTGCGTGGAAGAATCGCGAAATCCTGACGCTCCACATACCGGTGCACGACACGGAGAAGGCCGGGCTGGGCGTGAGCGTGAAGGGCAAGACGGGCTCGGGCaatggtagcagcagcagcagcagcggcaccagCCGAACCGACGGCGATCTCGGCATCTTCGTGAAAAGCGTGCTGCACGGTGGGGCGGCGAGCCGCGACGGACGGCTCAAGATGAACGATCAGCTACTGAGCGTGAACGGCGTGTCACTGCTGGGGCAGTCGAATGCCGAAGCGATGGATACGTTGCGTCGTGCGATGCTGCAGTCGG GTGGCAGCTATCCGGGTAAGATAATACTCAAGATAGCGCGACGCATTGGGCGTCCGGTGAGTACCGGCGAGCTGCTCGAAACGATGGAGCAGCgtacggcggcggcggctgctgctgctggtagcaGTGGGGAAGATCAGCAGCCGGTCGGCGGTGGCAGCTCGGGCACAACCGTGATCTACCTTAGCTCGGACAAGCAGTCGCAACAAAGCGCGACCTCGACGGGACAGCACCAAACGGgagggcaacagcagcagcagagcagcaaGCGGTACAGCAATCCCGTACTCGATCGGCTAACCGGCGGCAGCTCGGCCAACAGCACTGGAACGCTGCACCATACCGGCTCGCTGCCGCTCAGCggcggtagtggtggtggaagCAGTGACACGCTAACCGGTGGCCATTACATCAGAAACAGCAGcacgaacagcagcaccagcacgatGAGcagccagcaacagcagcagcaccatcattcGTCGAACAACAACCAAAGACAATCGGGGCAGCGGTCGTACGGTGCACCGCCGATGGGGCAGCCGTCgtcggcagcagcaaccacgACGCCGCACGGCTTGCGCAACGAGAGCTATTACATGGCGACGAAGGACCACTGGAGCACGACCTCGTCCGCGACGAGCCTGAACGGCAGCAATGTGGTGCTGATCGAGGAGGATCCGGAACCAACCTCACC CACCTTCCACATCACCCGCTCGCTGGAAGGGACTGCCGGTGGGCCCAGTGGCGGTGTGCTGGGCAACGGGAACACCTCCACCCCGAACGGTGCAGACGCAACGTACGCCTCCCAGCTGTCGCTCGAAACCAACCCGCCACCGTCGGACGCGTTCAGCCGGGACGCGATCGGGCGCCGCTCGATGTCGGAGAAGCATCACGCCGCGATGGACGCGCGGGAGACGGGCACCTACCAGCGCAACAAGAAGCTGCGCGAGAAGCGCGACCGGGACAGCAAGCTGCTGATGAGTGGGTCGGGCACGAGCGGTGCCGGCGGTTCGCTCGAGTCGATCGATCTGCACCACATGGCGCGAATGAACAGcctgaagcagcagcagcaccaccaccaccagcagcaccacggtGAGGGCAAAACGACGACGGCTGCCCTAGCGGCCCATCTGCTGCGGGCCGAGGCGCAGGACCAGCTGGGCGATCTTGGCCCGTCGCTCGGGATGAAGAAATCCTCCAGCCTGGAGTCGCTGCAGACGATGGTGCAGGAGATACAGATGGCGGACGAGCCGCGCGGACCGAACGCATTGCGCACACCGCGTGGCCGCGGTCGGGAGGAGATCCTACGGGCCGTGGTGGAACAACCGGCGGAAACGC AAGCGAAAAAGCACTGGCTGCTCGAGGACGGCccagctggcggcggcgcaCCCGGCGAGTTCCCAGACGGTGGGTTCGTCTCGCGCAACAGCCCCTTCCAGTCGTCGCTGAACGATGGCAAAGGGGGCGCGAAGCTGCGGGCGAAGAAGAGTGGCGGGCTGCTGCGCGGCATCGGGCACATGTTCCGGTTCGGCAAGCACCGCAAGGACGTGATCGTGCCGACCGGTACGATCACCTCGACCGCACCGGGCGAGCCGGCCATCGACTACACCGGCCCGTCGACGCTGCTGCCTCCAGCCCCACCACCAGCCAGTGGAGGTATGGCGGACAGTGGTGGTGGGGGACAGAagagtagtagtggtggtggtggcagcagcaATACCATCTCGAAGCGAGCCGCCGTCGCACTGAACAGCAGCGggggcaacagcagcagtgcgacgtccgccgctgccgctgccgcctcCCGGTACGTCGTGTACGATCCGAGCTCGGTCGAGCGGTCCGCCTCGTCCGGTGTCGTCTACGGCCACAGCCAACCGCCCCACTATCAGCCGCCGCCCCCACCCCCACCGGCCTCTGGTGGGCCGCCCGGCACCTCGATACACCACACGGACGTGTTTAACCATCGCTACTCGCACTACGTCAACTACgaggagctgcagcagcagataaG CTTTCACATTAACAAAATTCTGGCTTCGCTCAACTTTTAA